In Stigmatella erecta, a genomic segment contains:
- a CDS encoding cupin domain-containing protein, which yields MAEAKNLGNSAGSGTFTDVAHNRNSLEVVPSRQPDAACLHRGVVGAAQAKAFSAQRGHPVYPVKLPSKAVSMSIGELAPGERTSNHRHGYEALMYVIRGKGYSIVEGQRFEWQEGDAVYTPPWCWHQHVAEEGHAVQYITSTNMPLLSGMGQTVIREEEAP from the coding sequence ATGGCGGAAGCCAAGAACCTAGGGAACAGCGCAGGCTCCGGGACGTTCACGGACGTGGCGCACAACCGCAACTCGCTGGAGGTCGTCCCCTCCCGCCAGCCCGACGCGGCCTGCCTGCACCGAGGCGTCGTGGGCGCCGCCCAGGCCAAGGCCTTCTCCGCGCAGCGGGGGCACCCGGTGTACCCCGTGAAGCTGCCGAGCAAGGCGGTCAGCATGAGCATTGGCGAGCTGGCGCCCGGGGAGCGGACCTCGAACCACCGCCATGGCTACGAAGCCCTGATGTACGTCATCCGCGGCAAGGGCTATTCGATCGTCGAGGGCCAGCGCTTCGAGTGGCAGGAAGGCGACGCCGTCTACACGCCGCCCTGGTGCTGGCACCAGCACGTCGCGGAGGAGGGCCACGCGGTGCAGTACATCACCTCCACCAACATGCCGCTGCTCTCCGGCATGGGGCAGACGGTCATCCGCGAAGAAGAGGCGCCCTAG
- a CDS encoding NADP-dependent malic enzyme, with protein MDDDFRKAALDYHRLPRPGKLAIEPTKRMATQRDLGLAYSPGVAAACEAIVADPEAARDLTARGNLVAVITNGTAVLGLGNIGALAGKPVMEGKAVLFKKFAGIDVFDLEVNESEPSRFVDVVASLEPTFGGINLEDIKAPECFIIERALRERMKIPVFHDDQHGTAIVCAAAIRNGLVLQGKRLEEIKLVTSGAGAAALACVDLLVEMGLPIENVTLTDIKGVVHADRGDPMAPNMARYARRTEARTLPDVLGGADVFLGLSAPRVLKAEWLPLLAPKPLILALANPEPEIRPDVVRAARPDAIVASGRTDFANQVNNVLCFPFVFRGALDVGATEINEAMKLAAAEAIAELARAEASEVVAAAYGGAAPVFGPQYIIPKPFDPRLILKIAPAVAKAAMDSGVARRPIADFDAYHRELELFVYRSGQLMRPVFEVARRAPGRVAYAEGEDERVLRAVQTVVDDRIAQPVLIGRRAIIEAKVRELGLRLDVGRQVRVLDPNEDAAVFDPLVHRYQHLVGRRGVPPEAAARRVARRPTVTAAMLLEAGVVDAALCGGNGDWGRQMSEVLPIISKSEGVSRIYALSCLILPKGALFFCDTHVNLDPTAEQVAEMTLMAADAVRHFGLVPKAALLSHSSFGASNSQSARKMRQALKLIRARAPGLELDGEMHADAALSEALRGRLVSDSPLTGTANLLVMPTLDAANIGLTLLSAATEALLVGPMLLGMSKPLHVLVPRVTARGIVNMTALAVAQMQTQAKG; from the coding sequence ATGGACGACGATTTCCGCAAAGCAGCCCTCGACTACCACCGCCTGCCCCGGCCGGGAAAGCTGGCCATCGAGCCCACCAAGCGCATGGCCACCCAGCGCGACCTGGGCCTTGCCTACTCTCCCGGAGTCGCCGCCGCGTGTGAGGCCATCGTCGCCGACCCCGAGGCCGCCCGGGACTTGACCGCGCGCGGCAACCTGGTGGCGGTCATCACCAACGGCACGGCCGTGCTGGGGCTGGGCAACATCGGCGCCCTGGCGGGCAAGCCGGTCATGGAGGGCAAGGCGGTCCTCTTCAAGAAGTTCGCCGGCATCGACGTGTTCGACCTGGAGGTCAACGAGAGCGAGCCCTCGCGCTTCGTGGACGTGGTCGCCTCGCTGGAGCCCACCTTCGGCGGCATCAACCTGGAGGACATCAAGGCCCCCGAGTGCTTCATCATCGAGCGCGCCCTGCGCGAGCGGATGAAGATTCCCGTCTTCCACGACGACCAGCACGGCACCGCCATCGTCTGCGCGGCGGCCATCCGCAACGGGCTCGTGCTCCAGGGCAAGCGGCTGGAGGAGATCAAACTCGTCACCTCGGGCGCGGGCGCCGCGGCGCTGGCGTGCGTGGATCTGCTCGTGGAGATGGGGCTGCCCATCGAGAACGTGACGCTCACCGACATCAAGGGCGTGGTCCACGCGGACCGGGGCGATCCGATGGCGCCCAACATGGCCCGCTACGCCCGGCGCACCGAGGCGCGCACCCTGCCGGACGTGCTCGGCGGGGCCGACGTGTTCCTGGGGCTCTCCGCGCCGCGCGTGCTCAAGGCCGAGTGGCTGCCGCTGCTCGCCCCCAAGCCGCTCATCCTCGCGCTCGCCAACCCCGAGCCGGAGATCCGCCCCGACGTGGTCCGCGCCGCGCGGCCGGATGCCATCGTCGCCTCGGGGCGGACGGACTTCGCCAACCAGGTCAACAACGTGCTGTGCTTCCCCTTCGTGTTCCGGGGCGCGCTGGACGTGGGCGCCACGGAGATCAACGAGGCCATGAAGCTGGCGGCCGCCGAGGCCATCGCCGAGCTGGCGCGGGCGGAGGCCAGCGAGGTGGTGGCCGCGGCCTACGGCGGGGCGGCCCCCGTGTTCGGCCCCCAGTACATCATCCCCAAGCCGTTCGATCCGCGGCTCATCCTGAAGATCGCCCCCGCGGTGGCCAAGGCCGCCATGGACTCGGGGGTGGCGCGCCGGCCCATCGCGGACTTCGACGCCTACCACCGGGAGCTGGAGCTGTTCGTCTACCGCTCGGGCCAGCTCATGCGTCCGGTGTTCGAGGTGGCCCGCCGGGCGCCGGGGCGCGTGGCCTACGCCGAGGGCGAGGACGAGCGCGTGCTGCGCGCGGTGCAGACCGTGGTGGATGACCGCATCGCCCAGCCGGTGCTCATTGGCCGGCGCGCCATCATCGAGGCCAAGGTGCGGGAGCTGGGCCTGCGGCTCGACGTGGGCCGCCAGGTGCGCGTGCTGGACCCGAACGAGGACGCGGCGGTGTTCGACCCGCTGGTCCACCGCTACCAGCACCTCGTCGGCCGGCGCGGCGTGCCCCCCGAGGCGGCGGCCCGGCGCGTGGCGCGCAGGCCCACGGTGACCGCGGCCATGCTGCTGGAGGCGGGCGTGGTCGACGCGGCGCTGTGCGGCGGCAATGGCGACTGGGGCCGGCAGATGAGCGAGGTGCTGCCCATCATCTCCAAGAGCGAGGGCGTCAGCCGCATCTACGCGCTCTCCTGCCTCATCCTCCCCAAGGGCGCGCTGTTCTTCTGCGACACCCACGTCAACCTGGACCCCACCGCCGAGCAGGTGGCGGAGATGACGCTCATGGCCGCGGACGCCGTGCGCCACTTCGGGCTCGTGCCGAAGGCCGCGCTGCTGTCCCACTCCAGCTTCGGCGCCAGCAACTCGCAGAGCGCGCGCAAGATGCGCCAGGCCCTGAAGCTCATCCGCGCCCGGGCGCCCGGGCTGGAGCTCGACGGCGAGATGCACGCCGACGCGGCGCTCAGCGAGGCGCTGCGCGGCCGCCTCGTCTCGGACAGCCCCCTGACGGGCACGGCCAACCTGCTGGTCATGCCCACCCTGGACGCGGCCAACATCGGCCTGACGCTGCTCTCGGCCGCCACCGAGGCGCTCCTGGTGGGCCCCATGCTGCTGGGCATGTCCAAGCCGCTCCACGTGCTCGTGCCCCGCGTCACCGCGCGCGGCATCGTCAACATGACCGCCCTGGCCGTGGCGCAGATGCAGACCCAGGCCAAGGGGTAA
- a CDS encoding TenA family transcriptional regulator, whose product MHPGLSQLVDSNLSAEEFVVALQGFAARSRAVNHPLLQAFAQREFTRPEAALKDFFGQYFFYSYRFTQYLTSVISRLDSPQHRAQLAGNLAEETGHLDPEHAALLRGAGINPADASFPHPLLFRRFLEAIGLDVTQLMGREPDVATAAWVETFQEVCRSPDAAQGVGALGIATEAIVRFMYASLLTAIQQTWPQMSLRDRVFFDLHAAVDDEHAEVLRGIAMNLAQTPRGRMSLAMGTLRALDARANFFDHMMDRLRRLDAAAQG is encoded by the coding sequence ATGCACCCAGGATTAAGCCAGCTGGTCGATTCCAATCTCTCGGCCGAGGAGTTCGTCGTCGCGCTCCAGGGCTTCGCGGCCCGGTCACGCGCGGTGAACCACCCTCTGCTTCAAGCGTTCGCCCAGCGCGAATTCACCCGGCCCGAAGCGGCGCTGAAGGACTTCTTCGGCCAGTACTTCTTCTACAGCTACCGCTTCACCCAGTACCTCACCTCGGTCATCTCCCGGCTGGACTCGCCGCAGCACCGGGCCCAGCTCGCCGGCAACCTGGCGGAGGAGACGGGGCACCTGGATCCGGAGCACGCGGCGCTGCTGCGCGGTGCCGGCATCAACCCGGCGGACGCAAGCTTTCCCCACCCGCTGCTGTTCCGGCGGTTCCTGGAGGCCATCGGGCTCGATGTGACGCAGCTGATGGGCCGCGAGCCCGACGTGGCGACGGCCGCCTGGGTGGAGACCTTCCAGGAGGTCTGCCGGAGCCCGGACGCGGCGCAGGGCGTGGGCGCGCTGGGCATCGCCACCGAGGCGATCGTCCGCTTCATGTACGCGAGCCTGCTCACCGCCATCCAGCAGACCTGGCCCCAGATGTCCCTCCGGGACCGGGTCTTCTTCGATCTTCACGCGGCGGTGGATGACGAGCACGCCGAGGTGCTGCGGGGCATCGCGATGAACCTGGCGCAGACTCCTCGCGGACGCATGAGCCTGGCGATGGGCACGCTCCGGGCGCTGGATGCGCGCGCGAACTTCTTTGATCACATGATGGACCGGCTCCGGCGGCTCGACGCGGCCGCCCAGGGCTGA